The Pirellulales bacterium genome contains a region encoding:
- a CDS encoding CHAT domain-containing tetratricopeptide repeat protein translates to MWVDDRSNACRSFRRAVVRSTFVLLAITASAPSSRADEPAAQRKFTADELRQLYEAKALYDGGLKLYDEGRFGDAIEPTRQSLEIHERILGDTDPGGAQIMDSLGLEYASAGDYAKAEPMYRRALAIRKTVNGEHDVEFARSLNNLAGLSIEKGDYAKAEPLLRQSLEIHRQALGDRSPEFATVLNNLAMLYALTGDYARAEPLCRQAAEVTKAVLGENHPDYGRCLFKLAFVYYSMHDLTRAEPLYRQALKIIKATLGEKHPLYAKCLNNMARLYESMKDRDQAESAYRQALDVKKAALGEGHPDYALGLNNLATFYNSIGEYGKAEPLYRQALDIRKRAVGEDDPDYALFLNNLAVLRRSMGDSTGAAPLMLKALQIARKQLDVTAGIQSEREQLRMAEMMRCNLGNFLSLAADAQLSADSVYSEVLAWKGAVSARQQAIHCLRQSVGKGDSQPAARYLDELEQTSRDLANLSLSVPRPGQEEAHRRRLAKLSDQIERLEQNLAGVSRDFREHLDQQRRTPEDLRRALPADAILVDLLEYSRCLPAKEKGADVTWEQRLAAFVVRPDGPVARVELGPVAPIESGVELWRKSYGDYRGGHDPNPGGQLRGLVWNKLQPHLNAATTVLISPDGVTARFPWSALPGEQPGTYLIDDVSIAIVPVPRLLPELLKTDPHKNNDQPINHPSLLLVGDVDFGADPGAIELLAADRTAPRGGQAFHWSPLPGTRDEAAAIKATFVKCFGRLGAIELTKGGATKDAVCRNARNCEFLHFSTHGFFAPPELRSALAAATEHNLPSGSDPFDVIDLVGFHPGLLSGLVLAGANRPFEDNKEDGILTALEVAEMDLRGVQLATLSACETGLGETAGGEGLLGLQRAFQTAGAKSVVAGLWKVPDKATQMLMTRFYDNLWRKKLSKLEALREAQRWMIHEAPKERELVRGLNFAPGQQQPLPESDPLPPYYWAAFVLSGDWR, encoded by the coding sequence ATGTGGGTCGACGATCGGTCTAACGCATGCCGCAGTTTCCGCCGCGCCGTTGTGCGGAGCACGTTCGTCCTGCTCGCCATAACGGCAAGTGCCCCATCGTCCCGTGCGGACGAGCCAGCGGCACAGAGGAAGTTCACCGCTGACGAGCTGCGGCAGCTCTACGAAGCCAAAGCGTTGTACGATGGCGGTCTCAAACTCTATGACGAGGGGAGATTTGGCGATGCGATTGAACCCACTCGACAATCACTCGAAATCCACGAACGGATTCTCGGTGATACGGATCCCGGCGGTGCCCAAATCATGGACAGCCTGGGCTTGGAGTACGCGTCGGCCGGCGATTACGCGAAAGCGGAGCCCATGTACCGCCGAGCGCTCGCAATTCGTAAAACCGTGAACGGAGAACACGACGTCGAGTTCGCTAGGAGCTTGAACAACCTGGCCGGGCTCAGCATTGAGAAAGGCGACTATGCGAAAGCGGAGCCACTTCTTCGGCAGTCACTTGAGATTCATAGGCAGGCGCTTGGGGACCGGAGCCCCGAATTCGCGACGGTTCTCAATAACCTGGCAATGCTGTACGCCTTGACGGGGGACTATGCGAGGGCGGAGCCGCTTTGTCGGCAGGCAGCGGAGGTCACGAAGGCCGTGTTGGGAGAAAATCATCCCGACTATGGCAGGTGCCTGTTCAAACTGGCCTTCGTCTATTACTCGATGCACGATTTGACGAGGGCGGAGCCGCTATATCGGCAGGCGCTCAAGATCATCAAGGCTACGCTGGGCGAGAAGCATCCCCTCTATGCCAAATGCCTGAACAATATGGCGCGGCTCTACGAGTCGATGAAGGACCGCGACCAGGCCGAGTCAGCATATCGCCAAGCGCTTGACGTCAAAAAGGCAGCGCTGGGAGAAGGCCACCCTGATTATGCCCTGGGGCTGAATAACCTGGCGACGTTTTACAATTCGATCGGGGAGTACGGCAAGGCAGAGCCACTCTATCGACAGGCGCTGGACATCCGCAAGAGAGCGGTCGGAGAAGATGATCCGGATTACGCCCTATTCCTTAATAATCTGGCCGTGCTCCGCAGGTCGATGGGCGATTCCACCGGTGCCGCGCCGCTGATGCTGAAGGCGCTCCAAATTGCCCGAAAGCAGTTAGACGTTACGGCCGGAATCCAATCCGAACGAGAACAACTGCGAATGGCCGAGATGATGCGGTGCAATTTGGGAAACTTTCTCTCGCTCGCCGCCGACGCCCAACTATCAGCCGATTCGGTGTACTCGGAAGTGCTGGCCTGGAAGGGCGCCGTATCGGCCCGTCAGCAGGCGATCCATTGCCTACGTCAATCCGTCGGCAAGGGCGACTCGCAGCCAGCGGCGCGGTATCTCGATGAATTGGAACAGACCAGCCGTGACCTGGCCAATTTGTCGTTGAGTGTCCCGAGACCGGGCCAAGAAGAGGCGCATCGCCGCCGATTGGCCAAACTGAGCGATCAAATAGAACGGCTGGAACAAAACTTGGCCGGCGTTAGCCGTGATTTCCGCGAGCACTTGGACCAGCAGCGCCGAACGCCGGAAGACCTGCGCCGCGCCCTGCCCGCCGACGCAATCCTTGTCGATCTGTTGGAATATTCTCGATGCCTCCCAGCCAAGGAAAAGGGCGCGGACGTGACGTGGGAACAACGGCTGGCTGCGTTCGTGGTTCGGCCCGATGGACCGGTCGCGCGGGTCGAATTGGGGCCAGTTGCGCCGATCGAGTCGGGGGTTGAATTGTGGAGGAAGAGTTATGGCGATTACCGCGGCGGCCACGATCCGAACCCGGGCGGGCAATTGCGGGGACTCGTCTGGAACAAGCTACAGCCGCATTTGAACGCCGCCACGACGGTGTTGATTTCGCCCGACGGGGTCACCGCCCGTTTTCCATGGTCCGCTCTGCCTGGAGAACAGCCAGGGACCTATTTGATCGACGACGTTTCCATCGCCATTGTCCCAGTCCCGCGGCTCTTGCCTGAACTCCTGAAAACTGATCCGCACAAGAACAACGATCAGCCGATCAACCATCCCTCGCTGTTGTTGGTCGGCGATGTGGATTTTGGCGCTGACCCCGGCGCGATCGAGTTGCTCGCTGCTGATCGCACGGCGCCGCGCGGCGGCCAAGCGTTCCATTGGTCGCCGTTGCCGGGCACGCGCGATGAAGCAGCCGCGATTAAAGCTACTTTCGTGAAATGCTTCGGCCGATTGGGCGCGATCGAACTCACGAAAGGTGGGGCGACCAAGGACGCGGTGTGCCGTAACGCCCGCAATTGCGAGTTTCTGCATTTTTCAACGCACGGCTTCTTCGCCCCACCGGAACTTCGCTCCGCATTGGCGGCCGCCACTGAACACAATCTTCCCTCCGGCAGCGATCCGTTCGACGTAATTGACTTGGTGGGTTTCCATCCGGGATTGCTCTCTGGGTTGGTGTTGGCTGGGGCCAATCGGCCCTTCGAGGACAACAAGGAGGACGGGATCCTCACGGCGCTTGAGGTGGCAGAAATGGACTTACGTGGCGTGCAGTTGGCCACGCTCTCCGCGTGCGAGACAGGCCTGGGCGAAACGGCCGGCGGTGAAGGCCTGTTGGGACTTCAGCGGGCCTTTCAAACGGCCGGGGCGAAATCGGTGGTGGCTGGGCTTTGGAAAGTGCCCGACAAGGCGACTCAGATGTTGATGACCCGATTCTACGACAACCTGTGGCGGAAGAAGTTGTCGAAATTGGAGGCGCTCCGCGAGGCCCAGCGCTGGATGATCCATGAAGCGCCGAAAGAGCGGGAACTCGTGCGCGGGCTGAACTTTGCGCCTGGACAACAGCAACCGCTACCGGAATCTGACCCGCTGCCGCCATATTATTGGGCCGCGTTCGTACTCAGCGGTGATTGGCGATAG